Proteins found in one Subtercola endophyticus genomic segment:
- a CDS encoding GDP-mannose 4,6-dehydratase — MPVALITGISGQDGSYLAESLLADGYQVHGVVRSPGEENIGGLGAPDALTLHTLNLLEPGRLEELVAEVRPDEVYSLAAISSVFESWKNPVRTGEVNGQVVVRLLESAQRLSADHGHPVRLVHASSAEIFGQATQSPQTESTPIAPTSPYGASKAYAHLSAGVFRARGLHVSNCVLYNHESPRRPETFVTRKITAGVARISAGLQDGLELGNLDARRDWGWAPDYVAAMRLAATAPEAQDFIIATGVSHTIGDFLDAAFDRVGITDWSGLVTVNPAFVRPVDPSEQLGDASKAHAVLGWSPTIDFATLVHRMVDHDLELLAT; from the coding sequence GTGCCTGTCGCGTTGATCACCGGTATCTCCGGGCAAGACGGTTCGTACCTGGCCGAGTCTCTGCTCGCTGACGGGTATCAGGTGCACGGTGTTGTGCGCAGCCCGGGCGAGGAGAACATCGGCGGTCTCGGTGCGCCTGACGCACTCACTCTGCACACTCTGAACCTGCTCGAACCGGGCCGGCTCGAAGAGCTGGTCGCCGAGGTGCGCCCAGACGAGGTCTACAGTCTCGCTGCGATCAGTTCGGTGTTCGAGTCGTGGAAGAACCCGGTGCGCACCGGGGAGGTCAACGGGCAGGTCGTGGTCAGGCTGCTCGAGAGCGCACAGCGGTTGAGCGCCGACCACGGGCATCCGGTTCGCCTGGTGCACGCGTCGAGCGCGGAGATCTTCGGCCAGGCGACCCAATCGCCCCAAACCGAGTCGACGCCGATCGCGCCGACGTCGCCATACGGGGCGTCGAAGGCGTACGCGCACCTCTCTGCGGGGGTGTTCCGCGCGCGCGGTCTGCACGTGTCGAACTGTGTGCTCTACAACCACGAGTCCCCGCGCCGGCCCGAGACGTTCGTGACCCGCAAGATCACGGCGGGTGTCGCCCGCATCAGCGCCGGCCTGCAAGACGGTCTCGAACTCGGCAACCTCGATGCACGCCGCGACTGGGGCTGGGCACCCGATTACGTGGCCGCGATGCGTTTGGCCGCGACAGCGCCCGAGGCGCAGGACTTCATCATCGCGACCGGGGTCTCCCACACCATCGGCGACTTTCTCGATGCTGCCTTCGACCGGGTCGGCATCACCGACTGGTCGGGCCTCGTGACCGTGAACCCCGCGTTCGTGCGACCCGTCGACCCGTCTGAACAACTCGGCGACGCCAGCAAAGCACACGCCGTGCTCGGCTGGTCGCCCACGATCGACTTCGCCACCCTCGTTCACCGCATGGTCGACCACGACCTCGAGCTTCTGGCCACCTGA
- a CDS encoding glycosyltransferase family 4 protein, translating into MNSTTRPRSAPIVLLDATAIPADRGGVGRYVENLVPELVASGVDLVVVCQQRDEAGFTASGARTIVAAGWAARASGRFAWEQVALPSIARRAGAAVLHSPHYTFPLFSRRKRVVTIHDLTFFTAPEVHSRLKRVFFRSWIRAAKALRLVVVTPSQTTADEYVRITRASPSRVFAAPLGYDTAVFHVPSEADLTAFRSTLVPEPEAWVAFLGTLEPRKNVPALIEGFVSATRSTSPDQRPALLLAGGAGWDEAVAGSVEAARGAGFDIRMLGYAPLEHLRALLGGARVTAYPSLGEGFGLPVLEAMASGACVLTSRELSLPEVGGDAVAYCATDAASIGRELARLLADEPGREAYAAAGIQRAAQFSWARCAARHTVAFAAALGRRALVPSGVVGRHA; encoded by the coding sequence GTGAACAGCACGACCCGCCCTCGTTCCGCCCCGATCGTTCTGCTCGACGCGACGGCGATCCCCGCCGACCGAGGCGGGGTCGGGCGTTACGTCGAGAATCTCGTCCCCGAGCTGGTCGCAAGCGGCGTCGACCTCGTGGTGGTCTGCCAGCAACGCGACGAAGCCGGGTTCACGGCGAGTGGCGCCCGAACCATCGTCGCTGCCGGATGGGCGGCACGGGCATCCGGCCGGTTCGCCTGGGAGCAGGTCGCGCTGCCGAGTATCGCCCGTCGTGCCGGCGCGGCGGTGCTGCACTCGCCGCACTACACGTTTCCGCTGTTCAGCCGCCGCAAGCGCGTGGTCACGATTCACGACCTGACGTTCTTCACGGCGCCCGAGGTGCACAGCCGGCTGAAGCGCGTCTTCTTTCGCAGTTGGATTCGTGCCGCCAAGGCCCTGCGACTCGTGGTCGTCACGCCAAGCCAGACCACTGCCGACGAATACGTGCGCATCACTCGGGCCTCTCCCAGCCGCGTGTTCGCGGCGCCGCTCGGCTACGACACGGCGGTGTTCCACGTGCCGAGCGAGGCCGATCTCACCGCGTTCCGCAGCACACTCGTGCCAGAACCCGAGGCGTGGGTCGCTTTTCTCGGCACACTCGAGCCGCGCAAGAACGTTCCCGCCCTCATCGAGGGGTTCGTGAGCGCGACTCGCTCCACTTCACCCGACCAACGACCCGCACTGCTGCTGGCCGGGGGCGCGGGCTGGGATGAAGCGGTCGCCGGCTCGGTCGAAGCAGCGCGAGGCGCCGGCTTCGACATCCGGATGCTCGGCTACGCCCCGCTCGAACACCTGCGCGCTCTGCTCGGCGGAGCCCGCGTCACGGCCTACCCGAGCCTCGGCGAGGGGTTCGGCCTGCCCGTGCTCGAGGCCATGGCGAGCGGAGCCTGTGTACTCACCTCGCGTGAACTGTCGTTGCCCGAGGTGGGCGGCGACGCCGTCGCCTACTGCGCAACAGACGCCGCGAGCATCGGTCGCGAGCTGGCTCGATTGCTGGCCGATGAGCCCGGGCGAGAAGCATATGCCGCTGCGGGCATACAACGCGCAGCGCAGTTCTCGTGGGCTCGCTGCGCGGCGCGACACACCGTTGCGTTCGCCGCTGCCCTGGGCCGTCGTGCCCTGGTACCGAGCGGTGTGGTCGGGAGGCACGCATGA
- a CDS encoding glycosyltransferase has protein sequence MQALLSRLRVAGPVLLGSEVESQRLARAGAPAAVEAAEWASAIAASVRRSLRNDQIWLAIVAFSTVFPTLDEHRAVRRALALAGPGDELDALLTSLRAVIDRATSLDAPLVLARNAVVIDANFAGRFDHNTGVQRVLRETVSRWAVEHPLVLTAWNDDSTALRALVGRERDRVLDWPTHSRRSAAGPRPDADAEVGASAGASADLDLVPASLGGAGAAIVVPVDSVVVEIEVAQVDTAAALAGLAAISGNRVALVGHDTIPIVSAQSQDGGEIERFARFLTVVKHSSRLAGVSQSAADEFSGFVSALTAQGVTGPDVVTVPLAMNAPSLATAPALAAASSTSRISGSKTTAAAAPGFAESPAGGNGSAGPLIVVVGSQEPRKNHSAILFAAERLWLNGEDFRLRFIGGGGALHLKQFDAEITRLQREGHSVEVLRGAGDQVLVDSYRDARFTIFPSLHEGFGLPVAESLALGTPVITADHGSLAEAARGGGCLMVDARDDEALAVAMTTLLHDDEVYGRLRAEAAARSFRTWDDYARELWAALIEPLVTVPSSAGALATDPLRADAPGADPAGAGTETRPFASTPKRASTAPVESQRAYDRLTLERWWSAANAAVAERQARERSILRTVAKIGPLARFFVARSREMGVPAASKAAFRVVKRRLISS, from the coding sequence GTGCAGGCTTTACTGAGTCGACTTCGGGTCGCGGGCCCCGTTCTACTGGGTTCAGAGGTCGAGTCGCAGCGCCTCGCTCGTGCGGGTGCCCCTGCCGCCGTCGAGGCCGCAGAGTGGGCGTCGGCCATCGCTGCCTCGGTGCGACGATCGTTGCGCAACGACCAGATCTGGCTCGCCATCGTTGCCTTCAGCACTGTTTTTCCGACGCTCGACGAGCACCGCGCCGTTCGGCGGGCACTGGCCCTGGCCGGCCCGGGAGACGAACTGGATGCTCTGCTCACCTCCCTTCGTGCGGTCATCGATCGCGCCACCAGCCTCGACGCGCCCCTCGTACTCGCGCGCAACGCCGTCGTGATCGACGCCAACTTCGCGGGCCGCTTCGATCACAACACCGGGGTTCAGCGCGTACTGAGAGAGACGGTGTCTCGGTGGGCGGTCGAGCATCCGCTCGTGCTGACGGCCTGGAACGACGACTCGACCGCGTTGCGGGCCCTGGTGGGGCGTGAGCGTGACCGCGTTCTCGACTGGCCGACACATTCGCGGCGCTCGGCGGCCGGCCCGCGGCCCGATGCCGATGCCGAGGTCGGTGCCAGTGCCGGTGCCAGTGCCGATCTTGATCTCGTGCCGGCGAGCCTGGGCGGCGCGGGCGCGGCGATCGTGGTGCCTGTCGACTCCGTCGTCGTCGAGATCGAGGTCGCGCAGGTGGATACGGCCGCAGCCCTCGCCGGTCTCGCCGCAATCAGCGGAAACCGCGTGGCGCTGGTCGGCCACGACACCATTCCGATCGTGAGTGCGCAGTCGCAAGACGGCGGCGAAATCGAGCGGTTCGCCCGGTTTCTCACCGTCGTGAAGCACTCGAGCAGGCTCGCCGGAGTCAGCCAGTCGGCGGCCGACGAGTTCTCGGGCTTCGTCTCTGCCCTCACCGCACAGGGCGTGACGGGCCCCGACGTGGTCACCGTGCCGCTGGCCATGAACGCACCGTCACTCGCCACTGCGCCTGCGCTCGCCGCTGCTTCGTCGACGTCGCGAATCAGTGGCTCGAAAACGACGGCCGCCGCTGCTCCGGGTTTCGCCGAGTCGCCCGCAGGCGGTAACGGCTCGGCTGGGCCGCTCATCGTCGTTGTCGGCAGCCAGGAGCCGCGTAAGAACCACTCCGCCATTCTGTTCGCGGCCGAGCGGCTGTGGCTGAACGGCGAAGACTTTCGGCTGCGCTTCATCGGCGGCGGGGGAGCCCTGCATCTGAAGCAGTTCGACGCCGAGATCACCCGTCTGCAGCGCGAAGGCCACTCCGTCGAAGTGCTGCGCGGCGCGGGCGACCAGGTGCTGGTCGACTCGTACCGCGACGCCCGATTCACGATCTTTCCGAGCCTGCACGAGGGCTTCGGGTTGCCGGTCGCCGAGTCGCTCGCGCTCGGCACACCCGTCATCACGGCCGATCACGGCAGCCTGGCCGAGGCGGCCCGCGGCGGCGGCTGCCTGATGGTGGATGCTCGCGACGACGAGGCTCTCGCCGTTGCCATGACGACCCTGCTGCACGACGACGAGGTGTACGGCCGGCTGCGGGCCGAGGCGGCCGCGCGGTCGTTCCGCACCTGGGACGACTACGCCCGAGAACTGTGGGCGGCGCTGATCGAGCCGTTGGTGACCGTCCCGTCGAGTGCTGGCGCGCTGGCGACGGATCCGCTGCGTGCCGATGCGCCGGGCGCTGATCCGGCCGGTGCCGGAACCGAGACGCGCCCCTTCGCCAGCACGCCGAAACGGGCATCCACCGCCCCGGTCGAGTCGCAGCGGGCCTACGATCGGCTGACCCTCGAGCGCTGGTGGAGCGCGGCGAACGCCGCCGTAGCCGAACGCCAGGCGCGTGAACGATCGATTCTGCGCACGGTGGCGAAAATCGGCCCGCTCGCCCGGTTCTTCGTGGCGCGATCACGCGAAATGGGTGTGCCCGCGGCGAGCAAGGCTGCCTTTCGTGTGGTGAAACGTCGGCTGATTTCGAGCTAA
- a CDS encoding carbohydrate binding domain-containing protein — MTDRVTMKPSSHTRPGLVRRLAAIAVALCLTVTGLTVVDGLSAPAANALSGSSFNPGFIISDATFFNGTALTAAQAQTFLSSRGSSCTGSASVPCLKNYSQATPTRAATSYCQTYAGASSETAAQIVTHVGAVCGINPQVLLVMLEKEQGLVTTSSPTSYMYRSALGFGCPDTAACDSTYYGFFNQVYAAAAQFQSYTKNSTSWSYQPGRNNNILYNPSTSCGSSSVFIQNQATANLYIYTPYQPNAAALANLYGSGDACSAYGNRNFWVLFNTWFGDPTGGGLMNASFEGSFAGWVQQNGPANWQNINNPSLAEDGSWLFATNTTVAGRSNSQDVQRTVNVGDQVTATIWLRSSGTAPFSGAVAAWALGGGPNETASTAYTVTGAWQKITVKLPIRQSSHPVIRLEVYMYSTTGTLLMDNAALAYGQAPPLKNLLSSPGFEGQLGGWAPGNGDLNRAVFQDSTIAHSGSWFGASNTQVANRSLAQTIPVQATVGDRYSFSIWVKLSNPKESFSGTLALWALGGSPYNNSTSFTAGATWSKVTVSTDITSSAVSLLKPEIYIGTTKVTVLFDDGSLSRNLLTAGSFEGGSLLNWGVGNGTINQATFTQQQTGIPPQNGTWFGATNTTAKGGSFAQTITRDTIAGDTYTAEMWVRSADPNKTFKGTLALWGLGGTTDVGTVDFTAGSGWTRVAVDVTMSHPDHTSLKFEIYENSTDDTLLVDGAQVY; from the coding sequence GCCTCACCGTCACCGGGCTCACCGTGGTCGACGGCCTCTCGGCGCCGGCAGCGAACGCGCTGAGCGGCAGCTCGTTCAACCCGGGATTCATCATCAGCGACGCCACGTTCTTCAACGGCACGGCGCTGACGGCCGCTCAGGCGCAGACGTTCCTCTCGAGCCGGGGGTCGAGCTGCACGGGTTCGGCTTCGGTGCCGTGCCTGAAGAACTACAGCCAGGCCACCCCGACTCGCGCCGCCACGTCGTATTGCCAGACGTACGCCGGTGCCTCTTCTGAGACCGCCGCTCAGATCGTGACGCACGTCGGCGCGGTCTGCGGCATCAACCCGCAGGTGCTGCTGGTGATGCTCGAGAAGGAGCAGGGCCTGGTGACTACGAGCTCGCCGACCTCGTACATGTATCGTTCGGCTCTGGGCTTCGGATGCCCGGACACAGCCGCGTGCGACTCGACGTACTACGGCTTCTTCAACCAGGTCTACGCGGCCGCCGCACAGTTTCAGAGCTACACCAAGAACAGCACGTCGTGGAGCTATCAGCCCGGGCGGAACAACAACATTCTGTACAACCCCTCGACCTCGTGCGGGTCGTCCTCGGTCTTCATTCAGAACCAGGCGACCGCGAACCTGTACATCTACACCCCCTATCAGCCGAACGCCGCCGCGCTGGCAAACCTGTACGGCTCGGGCGACGCCTGCTCGGCCTACGGCAATCGCAACTTCTGGGTGCTCTTCAACACCTGGTTCGGCGACCCGACCGGCGGCGGCCTCATGAACGCCTCGTTCGAGGGCTCGTTCGCCGGCTGGGTTCAGCAGAACGGCCCCGCGAACTGGCAGAACATCAACAATCCGTCGCTGGCCGAAGACGGTTCGTGGCTTTTCGCCACGAACACCACGGTCGCCGGGCGCTCGAACTCGCAGGATGTTCAGCGAACGGTGAACGTGGGCGATCAGGTCACCGCGACCATCTGGTTGCGCTCGTCGGGCACGGCCCCGTTCAGTGGCGCTGTAGCGGCGTGGGCCCTCGGCGGCGGGCCGAACGAGACCGCGTCGACGGCATACACGGTGACCGGCGCGTGGCAGAAGATCACGGTCAAGCTGCCCATTCGCCAATCGTCGCACCCGGTCATCCGGCTCGAGGTCTACATGTACTCGACCACGGGAACCCTGTTGATGGACAACGCGGCGCTGGCCTACGGTCAGGCGCCGCCCCTGAAGAACTTGCTCAGCAGCCCGGGCTTCGAAGGACAACTCGGGGGCTGGGCGCCTGGCAACGGCGATCTCAACCGAGCAGTCTTCCAAGATTCGACCATCGCGCACAGCGGAAGCTGGTTCGGCGCTTCGAACACGCAAGTAGCGAATCGCTCCCTGGCCCAGACGATTCCGGTGCAGGCGACGGTCGGAGACCGGTACTCCTTCTCGATCTGGGTGAAGCTTTCGAATCCGAAGGAGTCCTTCAGCGGCACGCTGGCATTGTGGGCGCTCGGCGGCAGTCCGTACAACAACTCGACGTCTTTCACGGCTGGCGCGACTTGGTCGAAGGTCACCGTGAGTACCGACATCACGTCGTCGGCCGTCTCACTGCTGAAACCGGAGATCTACATCGGAACGACAAAGGTGACCGTGCTCTTCGACGACGGCTCGCTGAGCCGCAACTTGCTCACCGCGGGGTCGTTCGAAGGCGGTTCTCTGCTCAACTGGGGTGTCGGCAACGGCACGATCAACCAGGCCACCTTCACCCAGCAGCAGACGGGCATCCCGCCGCAGAACGGTACGTGGTTCGGCGCCACGAACACGACGGCGAAGGGTGGATCGTTCGCGCAGACGATCACGCGCGATACGATCGCAGGCGACACCTACACGGCCGAGATGTGGGTGCGTTCCGCCGACCCGAATAAGACGTTCAAGGGAACCCTGGCTTTGTGGGGGCTCGGTGGTACGACCGATGTGGGCACGGTGGACTTCACCGCGGGCAGTGGCTGGACTCGGGTGGCCGTCGACGTCACCATGTCTCACCCTGACCACACATCGCTCAAGTTCGAGATCTACGAGAATTCCACCGACGACACGCTGCTGGTCGACGGAGCGCAGGTGTATTGA
- a CDS encoding GDP-mannose 4,6-dehydratase codes for MPRALITGITGQDGLYLGELLLSKGYEVYGLIRGQNNPKRALVEATLPGVKVLTGDLTDLSSLIRALEAAKPDEFYNLGAISFVAYSWENASLTTEVTAKGVLNALEAVRLYSGDDPKKVRFYQASSSEMFGKVQQVPQNEDTLLWPRSPYGVAKVFGHYMTINYRESYGMHASSGVLFNHESPRRGPEFVTRKVSQAVARISLGLQDKIVLGNLDARRDWGFAGDYVEAMWLMLQQDEADDYVISTGETHEIRELLQRAFAVVGITDWEQYVEQNPEFMRPAEVDLLIGSSAKAERVLGWKPKVDFGQLVTMMVENDVIEQKALARL; via the coding sequence ATGCCCCGCGCTCTTATTACTGGTATCACTGGCCAGGATGGCCTTTATTTGGGGGAGCTTCTGCTCTCGAAGGGGTATGAGGTTTATGGTCTGATTCGGGGGCAGAACAACCCGAAGCGGGCGCTGGTGGAGGCGACTTTGCCGGGGGTGAAGGTGCTCACGGGTGATTTGACGGATCTGTCGAGTCTGATCCGGGCGTTGGAGGCGGCGAAGCCGGACGAGTTCTATAACTTGGGTGCGATCTCGTTCGTGGCGTATTCGTGGGAGAACGCGTCGTTGACGACGGAGGTGACCGCGAAGGGTGTGCTGAACGCACTCGAAGCGGTGCGCCTGTATTCCGGGGATGACCCGAAGAAGGTGCGGTTCTACCAGGCATCGAGTTCTGAGATGTTCGGGAAGGTGCAGCAGGTTCCGCAGAACGAGGACACCCTGTTGTGGCCGCGGTCGCCGTACGGGGTCGCGAAGGTGTTCGGGCATTACATGACGATCAACTATCGGGAGTCGTACGGCATGCACGCCTCTTCTGGTGTGTTGTTCAATCATGAGTCGCCCAGGCGTGGTCCGGAGTTCGTGACCCGTAAGGTGTCGCAGGCGGTGGCCCGGATCAGTCTGGGTTTGCAGGACAAGATCGTGCTCGGCAATTTGGATGCCCGCCGGGACTGGGGATTCGCCGGCGACTATGTCGAGGCGATGTGGTTGATGTTGCAGCAAGACGAGGCTGACGACTATGTGATCTCGACGGGTGAGACGCACGAGATCCGTGAGTTGTTGCAGCGGGCGTTCGCGGTTGTGGGGATCACGGACTGGGAGCAGTACGTGGAGCAGAATCCGGAGTTCATGCGTCCCGCGGAGGTCGATCTGCTGATCGGGTCGAGTGCGAAGGCGGAGCGGGTTCTGGGCTGGAAGCCGAAGGTCGATTTCGGGCAACTCGTCACGATGATGGTCGAGAACGACGTCATCGAGCAGAAGGCCCTCGCCCGACTGTGA
- a CDS encoding glycosyltransferase family 2 protein, whose product MTSPIALITVSYFSGDDVANCLRSVAAASAEPPQLIVVNNAATDDLQPVLAPFPTATVLNPGSNLGYGAAVNLAAGSLPVSAEWILVTNPDVEFTPGSIDALLAVATADDRIGVVGPRITNDDGTIYPSARALPSFTAGAGHAIFHRVWPGNPWSRRYLQADRSQTRSDRPVTSGWLSGACLLVRRTAFEEVGGFDDRFFMYFEDVDLGERLANAGWKVLYVPTASVAHAGGTSTKAHSAAMTRAHHHSAYLYLAKRYHQWYYLPVRVALRVGLGLRSAAAGR is encoded by the coding sequence ATGACGAGCCCCATCGCACTGATAACAGTGAGCTACTTCTCGGGCGACGACGTCGCGAACTGCCTGCGCTCCGTCGCGGCGGCGAGCGCCGAGCCGCCACAGCTGATCGTGGTGAACAACGCGGCGACGGATGATCTGCAACCCGTTCTCGCTCCCTTTCCCACTGCAACCGTACTGAACCCCGGCAGCAACCTCGGCTACGGTGCGGCGGTGAACCTCGCCGCCGGGTCTCTGCCGGTTTCGGCCGAATGGATTCTCGTCACCAACCCCGACGTCGAGTTCACCCCCGGTAGTATCGACGCCCTTCTGGCCGTTGCGACGGCAGACGACCGCATCGGAGTGGTCGGCCCGCGCATCACGAATGACGACGGTACGATTTATCCGTCGGCCCGGGCTCTGCCGTCTTTCACGGCGGGCGCCGGCCACGCGATCTTTCACCGGGTCTGGCCGGGCAACCCCTGGTCTCGCCGCTACCTGCAGGCCGATCGCTCGCAGACCCGTTCAGACCGACCGGTCACCTCGGGCTGGCTCTCGGGCGCCTGCCTGCTCGTTCGCCGAACGGCCTTCGAAGAGGTCGGCGGTTTCGACGACCGCTTCTTCATGTACTTCGAAGACGTCGACCTCGGTGAGCGTCTGGCGAACGCCGGCTGGAAGGTGCTCTACGTACCGACGGCCTCGGTGGCGCATGCGGGCGGCACCTCGACGAAGGCGCACTCCGCGGCCATGACGAGGGCGCACCATCACAGCGCGTATCTCTACCTCGCCAAGCGGTACCACCAGTGGTACTACCTTCCCGTTCGGGTGGCCCTGCGCGTGGGTCTCGGCCTGCGTTCCGCTGCAGCCGGGCGGTGA